The proteins below are encoded in one region of Bacteroides uniformis:
- the lepA gene encoding translation elongation factor 4, producing the protein MKNIRNFCIIAHIDHGKSTLADRLLEFTNTIQVTNGQMLDDMDLEKERGITIKSHAIQMEYTYKGEKYILNLIDTPGHVDFSYEVSRSIAACEGALLIVDASQGVQAQTISNLYMAIEHDLEIIPVINKCDMASAMPEEVEDEIVELLGCKRDEIIRASGKTGMGVEEILAAVIERIPHPEGDEEAPLQALIFDSVFNSFRGIIAYFKIVNGVIRKGDKVKFFNTGKEYDADEIGVLKMEMMPRPELRTGDVGYIISGIKTSKEVKVGDTITHIARPCEEAIAGFEEVKPMVFAGVYPIEAEDFEDLRSSLEKLQLNDASLTFQPESSLALGFGFRCGFLGLLHMEIVQERLDREFDMNVITTVPNVSYNIYDKQGNMTEVHNPGSMPDPTMIDRIEEPYIRASVITTTDYIGPIMTLCLGKRGELVKQEYISGNRVEIYYDMPLGEIVIDFYDKLKSISKGYASFDYHPNGFRPSKLVKLDILLNGEPVDALSTLTHFDNAYELGRRMCEKLKDLIPRQQFDIAIQAAIGAKIISRETIKAVRKDVTAKCYGGDVSRKRKLLEKQKRGKKRMKQIGNVEVPQKAFLAVLKLD; encoded by the coding sequence ATGAAGAATATACGAAATTTTTGCATTATTGCCCATATCGACCACGGTAAATCAACTTTGGCAGACCGTCTGCTGGAATTTACCAATACTATACAAGTAACTAACGGACAGATGCTGGATGACATGGACCTTGAGAAGGAAAGAGGTATCACCATCAAGAGCCATGCCATACAAATGGAGTATACCTATAAAGGTGAAAAGTATATTCTGAACTTGATAGACACTCCGGGACACGTGGACTTCTCGTACGAGGTGTCACGTTCCATTGCCGCTTGTGAAGGAGCCTTGCTTATTGTAGATGCTTCGCAAGGAGTGCAGGCGCAGACCATTTCAAACCTCTATATGGCGATTGAGCATGATTTGGAGATTATTCCCGTCATCAACAAATGTGACATGGCAAGCGCCATGCCCGAGGAAGTGGAGGACGAAATCGTCGAACTGTTGGGCTGCAAGCGTGATGAAATTATCCGTGCTTCTGGCAAAACAGGCATGGGAGTGGAAGAGATTCTGGCTGCGGTCATTGAGCGTATCCCTCACCCGGAGGGTGACGAGGAAGCTCCGTTGCAGGCGTTGATTTTCGATTCTGTCTTCAATTCTTTCCGTGGTATCATTGCATATTTCAAGATAGTGAACGGTGTGATTCGTAAAGGGGATAAAGTGAAATTCTTCAATACAGGCAAGGAATATGATGCGGATGAAATCGGAGTGCTCAAAATGGAAATGATGCCACGTCCGGAGTTGCGTACGGGGGATGTGGGCTATATCATCTCGGGTATCAAAACCTCTAAGGAAGTGAAAGTAGGTGATACGATTACGCATATTGCCCGTCCTTGCGAAGAGGCCATCGCCGGTTTTGAGGAGGTAAAGCCGATGGTTTTTGCTGGTGTGTACCCCATCGAGGCAGAAGATTTTGAGGACTTGCGTTCTTCTTTGGAGAAGTTGCAGTTGAATGATGCTTCGCTGACTTTCCAGCCTGAGTCTTCATTGGCTTTGGGCTTTGGTTTCCGTTGCGGTTTCCTTGGGCTGCTCCATATGGAGATTGTGCAGGAACGCCTTGACCGTGAATTTGACATGAACGTTATCACCACCGTGCCCAACGTTTCCTACAATATCTATGACAAGCAGGGAAATATGACTGAAGTGCATAACCCCGGCAGCATGCCCGACCCTACCATGATAGACCGTATTGAGGAGCCTTATATCCGCGCCTCGGTGATTACCACTACTGATTACATCGGCCCTATCATGACTCTTTGTCTGGGCAAGCGTGGCGAGCTGGTGAAGCAGGAATATATTTCAGGTAACCGCGTAGAAATATACTATGACATGCCTCTTGGCGAAATAGTTATCGATTTCTATGATAAATTGAAGAGTATCTCTAAGGGATATGCCTCTTTTGACTATCATCCCAACGGTTTTCGTCCTTCCAAACTGGTGAAGCTGGATATTTTGCTGAACGGTGAGCCGGTGGATGCTCTTTCTACCTTGACACACTTTGACAATGCCTACGAATTGGGACGCCGGATGTGCGAGAAGTTGAAAGACCTGATTCCGAGACAGCAGTTCGATATCGCCATTCAGGCTGCTATCGGTGCCAAGATTATTTCCCGGGAAACGATTAAGGCTGTGCGTAAGGACGTAACGGCCAAATGTTATGGAGGTGACGTGAGCCGTAAACGAAAATTGCTTGAGAAACAGAAGAGAGGTAAGAAGCGTATGAAACAGATTGGTAATGTGGAGGTACCTCAGAAAGCGTTCCTGGCAGTCTTGAAGCTGGATTGA
- a CDS encoding C-GCAxxG-C-C family protein — translation MMMETKNRIEKAVELFKSGYNCSQSVVGAFADMYGFTEEQAFRMSASFGGGIGRMRQTCGAACGMFLLAGLEKGAVEGKDREGKAANYALVQELAAEFKKRNGSLICAELLGLRKPEGSSVPEARTEQYYAKRPCARMVEVAAQIWTEYLEKMSSK, via the coding sequence ATGATGATGGAAACAAAAAACAGAATCGAAAAAGCTGTGGAGCTTTTCAAGAGTGGCTATAACTGCTCGCAGTCGGTGGTGGGAGCTTTTGCAGATATGTATGGCTTTACAGAAGAGCAGGCTTTCCGGATGTCCGCCTCTTTTGGTGGTGGCATAGGTCGTATGAGGCAGACATGTGGTGCTGCATGCGGCATGTTCCTATTGGCCGGATTGGAAAAAGGAGCTGTGGAAGGCAAGGATCGTGAAGGTAAGGCGGCAAACTATGCGTTGGTGCAGGAGCTGGCTGCTGAGTTCAAGAAACGAAACGGCTCTTTGATATGTGCTGAATTGTTGGGGTTGAGAAAACCGGAAGGTTCGTCCGTTCCGGAAGCCCGTACCGAGCAGTATTATGCTAAACGCCCGTGTGCCAGGATGGTAGAGGTAGCTGCCCAAATTTGGACCGAATACCTGGAAAAAATGTCCTCAAAGTAA
- a CDS encoding HU family DNA-binding protein, translated as MPLFYYARQSSLATKEGAKLWHLSLKKVGRAVDAQQLAEVIAEKSSLTPGDVHNVIRNLMTVMRSQLLNSRTVRLDGLGTFTMKARTRGKGVVKSEDVNPNQVTALRCQFTPEYTRPAAIGTTRALLQGVEFEKWTGVVTDGKDDAGDGGNSGGGSDGDQGENPLG; from the coding sequence ATGCCTTTATTTTATTATGCAAGACAGTCGTCTCTGGCGACAAAAGAGGGTGCCAAACTTTGGCATCTGAGTTTGAAGAAAGTGGGAAGAGCCGTGGATGCGCAACAGCTGGCTGAGGTGATTGCCGAGAAATCTTCCCTGACTCCGGGTGACGTACATAATGTAATCCGTAACCTGATGACGGTAATGAGGAGCCAGTTGCTGAACAGCCGTACGGTGCGTCTGGATGGCCTGGGCACATTCACCATGAAGGCCCGTACGCGAGGTAAGGGAGTGGTCAAATCTGAAGACGTGAATCCCAATCAGGTGACTGCTTTGCGCTGCCAGTTTACTCCGGAATATACGCGCCCGGCTGCCATCGGCACTACGCGTGCCCTGCTCCAGGGTGTGGAGTTTGAGAAATGGACGGGAGTGGTGACTGACGGTAAGGATGATGCCGGTGATGGTGGTAATTCCGGTGGCGGTTCCGACGGTGACCAGGGAGAGAACCCGTTAGGATAA
- a CDS encoding exodeoxyribonuclease III, with protein sequence MKIITYNVNGLRAAVTKGFPEWLAQEQPDVLCLQETKLQPEQYPAEALDALGYKHYLYSAQKKGYSGVAILSKQEPDHVEYGMGIEEYDNEGRFIRADFGDVSVVSVYHPSGTSGDERQAFKMVWLEKFQEYVLELERTRPKLILCGDYNICHEAIDIHDPIRNATNSGFLPEEREWMTRFLNAGFIDSFRWLHPDKQEYTWWSYRFNSRAKNKGWRIDYCMVSEPVRPMLKEARILGDVVHSDHCPMLLEITE encoded by the coding sequence ATGAAGATTATTACATATAACGTAAATGGGCTGAGGGCTGCCGTGACAAAAGGTTTTCCCGAGTGGCTGGCACAAGAGCAGCCGGATGTGCTTTGTTTGCAGGAAACAAAGCTGCAACCGGAACAGTATCCGGCAGAGGCGCTGGATGCTTTGGGGTATAAGCATTACCTATATTCTGCACAGAAGAAGGGGTATAGCGGAGTCGCTATTTTGAGCAAGCAAGAACCGGACCATGTGGAATATGGTATGGGTATTGAAGAATACGATAACGAAGGGCGCTTTATCCGTGCCGACTTCGGCGATGTGTCCGTTGTGAGTGTTTATCATCCTTCCGGTACCAGCGGTGATGAACGCCAGGCCTTCAAGATGGTCTGGTTGGAGAAATTCCAGGAATATGTATTGGAGCTGGAACGTACGCGTCCTAAACTCATTCTTTGCGGCGATTATAATATCTGCCATGAGGCAATAGACATTCACGACCCTATCAGGAATGCCACCAACAGTGGCTTCCTGCCTGAAGAGCGGGAGTGGATGACGCGCTTTCTCAATGCGGGATTCATAGATTCCTTCCGTTGGCTTCATCCCGACAAGCAGGAATATACGTGGTGGAGCTATCGCTTTAATTCACGTGCCAAGAACAAAGGGTGGCGCATTGATTATTGCATGGTGAGTGAACCGGTGCGCCCGATGTTGAAGGAGGCGAGAATATTGGGTGACGTTGTTCATTCGGACCATTGTCCGATGTTGTTGGAAATTACAGAATAA
- a CDS encoding TIGR03905 family TSCPD domain-containing protein — MTYTYKTQGTCSSNIELDVEDGIVKEVAFWGGCNGNLQGLSRLVKGMPVDAVIARLEGIRCGRRSTSCPDQLCKALHEMGY, encoded by the coding sequence ATGACATATACATACAAGACGCAAGGTACGTGTAGCAGTAACATCGAACTGGATGTGGAAGATGGTATTGTGAAAGAAGTGGCATTTTGGGGTGGATGTAATGGAAACCTGCAAGGACTTTCACGTTTGGTGAAAGGCATGCCGGTAGATGCGGTGATTGCCCGTTTGGAAGGAATTCGCTGCGGAAGACGTTCCACTTCCTGCCCCGACCAATTGTGCAAGGCATTGCACGAGATGGGGTATTGA
- a CDS encoding smalltalk protein, whose product MKKNVWDKILKVVIAVASAILGALGANAMNV is encoded by the coding sequence ATGAAAAAGAACGTTTGGGACAAAATTTTGAAGGTAGTGATAGCTGTTGCTTCCGCCATATTGGGAGCTTTAGGCGCCAATGCAATGAATGTATAA
- a CDS encoding YebC/PmpR family DNA-binding transcriptional regulator, with protein MGRAFEYRKAAKLKRWGHMAKTFTRLGKQIAIAVKAGGPEPENNPTLRSVIATCKRENMPKDNIERAIKNAMGKDQSDYKGMTYEGYGPHGVAVFVDTLTDNTTRTVADVRSVFNKFGGNLGTMGSLAFLFDHKCVFTFKKKDGIDMEELILDLIDYDVEEDYEEDEEEGTITIYGDPKSYAAIQKHLEECGFEDVGGEFTYIPNDMKDVTPEQRETIDKMIERLEEFDDVQTVYTNMKPEEGGE; from the coding sequence ATGGGAAGAGCGTTTGAATATAGAAAAGCTGCCAAATTGAAAAGATGGGGTCACATGGCAAAGACCTTTACAAGACTGGGTAAACAAATTGCTATTGCGGTGAAGGCCGGTGGTCCGGAGCCGGAAAACAACCCGACACTGCGTTCGGTTATCGCTACTTGTAAGCGTGAAAACATGCCGAAGGATAATATTGAACGTGCTATCAAGAATGCGATGGGTAAGGACCAAAGCGACTATAAGGGTATGACTTATGAAGGATACGGTCCTCACGGTGTAGCTGTTTTTGTGGATACACTGACCGATAACACTACCCGTACAGTAGCCGATGTGCGTTCCGTATTCAACAAGTTCGGCGGTAACTTGGGAACAATGGGTTCACTGGCTTTCTTGTTTGACCACAAGTGCGTGTTCACTTTCAAGAAGAAAGACGGTATCGATATGGAAGAACTCATTCTTGACTTGATAGACTATGACGTAGAGGAAGACTACGAAGAGGATGAAGAAGAAGGTACTATCACTATTTATGGTGACCCGAAAAGCTATGCAGCTATCCAGAAACATTTGGAAGAGTGCGGTTTTGAAGATGTCGGCGGTGAGTTTACCTATATCCCGAACGATATGAAGGATGTGACTCCCGAGCAACGCGAAACCATCGACAAGATGATAGAGCGTCTCGAAGAGTTTGATGATGTACAGACGGTTTATACTAACATGAAACCGGAAGAAGGCGGAGAATAA
- a CDS encoding MraY family glycosyltransferase, with amino-acid sequence MYYLLILVLLFLAELFYFRIADRCNIIDKPNERSSHTKVTLRGGGIIFYFGALAYFLTSDFEYPWFLLALTLVTFISFVDDIKSTGQMTRLLFHFSAMALMFYQWGLFSLSWWWIVIALIVCTGIINAYNFMDGINGITGGYSLVILAALAYVNKEVVTFVEADFIYTVICSVLVFCFFNFRKHAKCFAGDVGSVSIAFILLFLIGRLIIETEDFSWIVLLSVYGVDSVLTIIHRLMLHENIGLPHRKHLYQIMANELKIPHVMVSSIYMAVQAIIIVGYIMCLDSGYWYLLCTILLLSLIYVCFMKRYFGLHQSI; translated from the coding sequence ATGTATTATCTGCTAATACTGGTTCTGCTGTTTTTAGCAGAACTTTTTTATTTTAGAATAGCTGATAGGTGTAATATCATTGACAAGCCCAATGAGCGCAGTTCCCATACGAAAGTGACTTTACGCGGTGGTGGGATTATTTTCTATTTCGGAGCGTTGGCTTATTTCCTGACGAGTGACTTTGAATATCCCTGGTTCCTGCTTGCCTTGACACTGGTGACGTTCATCAGCTTCGTGGACGATATAAAATCCACCGGACAGATGACAAGACTGCTTTTTCATTTCTCTGCCATGGCCTTGATGTTTTATCAGTGGGGACTGTTCTCCTTGTCTTGGTGGTGGATAGTCATAGCCTTGATAGTCTGTACGGGCATCATCAATGCCTATAACTTTATGGATGGCATTAACGGCATAACCGGCGGTTATTCTCTGGTTATTCTTGCTGCGTTGGCTTATGTCAATAAGGAGGTGGTTACTTTTGTGGAAGCGGATTTCATATATACCGTTATCTGTTCTGTTCTTGTCTTCTGTTTCTTCAATTTCCGCAAGCATGCCAAATGCTTTGCCGGTGATGTGGGTTCGGTGAGCATTGCCTTCATCCTTCTTTTCCTGATAGGCAGGCTCATCATTGAAACAGAAGATTTCAGTTGGATAGTCCTTTTATCCGTTTATGGTGTGGATAGTGTGCTGACTATCATTCACCGCCTGATGCTTCATGAGAATATCGGACTACCGCATCGTAAACATCTGTATCAGATTATGGCGAATGAGCTGAAGATTCCTCATGTAATGGTTTCTTCTATTTACATGGCAGTGCAGGCAATCATAATCGTAGGATATATAATGTGTTTGGATTCAGGCTACTGGTATCTGCTATGTACCATCCTCTTGTTAAGTCTTATTTATGTCTGTTTCATGAAGAGGTATTTTGGATTACATCAATCAATTTGA
- the pheT gene encoding phenylalanine--tRNA ligase subunit beta has protein sequence MNISYNWLKEYVDFDLTPDEVAAALTSIGLETGSVEEVQTIKGGLEGLVIGEVLTCEAHPNSDHMHVTTVNLGQGEPVQIVCGAPNVAAGQKVVVATLGTKLYDGDECFTIKKSKLRGVESVGMICAEDEIGIGTDHAGIIVLPETAVPGTLAKDYYNIKSDYVLEVDITPNRADACSHYGVARDLYAYLIQNGKQATLKKPSVDAFAVENHDLDIKVTVENSEACPRYAGVTVKGVTVKESPEWLQNKLRIIGLRPINNVVDITNYIVHAFGQPLHCFDADKIKGGEVIVKTMPEGTPFVTLDGVERKLNERDLMICNKEEAMCIAGVFGGLDSGSTETTKDVFLESAYFHPTWVRKTARRHGLNTDASFRFERGIDPNATIYCLKLAALMVKELAGGTISSEIKDVCAAPAKDFRVELAYEKVNSLIGKVIPVDTIKSIVTSLEMKIVDETAEGLTLDVPPYRVDVQRDCDVIEDILRIYGYNNVEIPTTLKSCLTTKGEYDKSNKLQNLVAEQLVGCGFNEILNNSLTRAAYYDNLESYPSKNLVMLLNPLSADLNAMRQTLLFGGLESISHNANRKNADLKFFEFGNCYHFNEEKKNPEKVLAAYSEDYHLGLWVTGKRVTNSWAHPDENSSVYELKAYVENVFARLGLHMHDLVVGNLTDDIYAAGLSVQTRGGKRLATFGIVTKKLLKAFDIDNEVYYADFNWKELLKAIRNVKVSYTEISKFPAVKRDLALLLDKKVQFAEIEKIAYETEKKLLKEVSLFDVYEGKNLEAGKKSYAVSFLLQDENATLNDKQIDKIMSKLVKNLEDKLNAKLR, from the coding sequence ATGAATATCTCTTATAATTGGTTGAAAGAGTATGTCGATTTCGATTTGACACCGGATGAAGTTGCTGCGGCACTAACCTCCATCGGACTGGAAACGGGAAGTGTGGAAGAGGTGCAAACCATTAAAGGCGGACTGGAAGGACTGGTCATCGGCGAAGTGCTGACATGCGAAGCTCATCCTAACTCAGACCATATGCACGTCACTACGGTGAACCTGGGACAAGGTGAACCCGTGCAGATTGTATGCGGCGCTCCGAATGTAGCTGCCGGACAGAAAGTGGTAGTAGCCACGTTGGGTACAAAACTGTATGACGGTGACGAATGCTTTACCATCAAGAAATCAAAACTTCGTGGCGTGGAATCTGTCGGCATGATTTGTGCTGAGGATGAAATCGGTATCGGTACGGACCACGCAGGCATCATCGTACTGCCGGAGACAGCTGTTCCGGGTACGCTTGCCAAGGACTACTATAACATCAAGAGCGATTACGTACTGGAAGTGGACATCACTCCCAACCGTGCCGATGCTTGCTCACATTATGGGGTGGCACGCGACTTGTACGCCTACTTGATACAGAACGGTAAGCAGGCTACCTTGAAGAAACCTTCGGTAGACGCTTTTGCGGTAGAAAATCACGACTTGGATATTAAAGTAACTGTAGAGAACAGCGAAGCATGTCCCCGATATGCCGGCGTTACGGTGAAAGGGGTTACAGTAAAAGAAAGCCCCGAATGGTTGCAGAACAAGTTGCGTATTATCGGCCTGCGTCCTATCAATAATGTGGTGGATATTACCAACTATATCGTTCATGCTTTCGGCCAGCCGCTGCACTGCTTCGATGCGGATAAGATTAAAGGCGGTGAGGTGATTGTAAAGACCATGCCGGAAGGTACTCCGTTTGTAACTCTTGATGGCGTGGAGCGTAAATTGAACGAACGCGACCTGATGATTTGCAACAAGGAAGAGGCGATGTGTATTGCCGGTGTGTTCGGCGGTCTGGATTCCGGTTCTACGGAAACCACCAAGGATGTGTTCCTTGAAAGTGCCTACTTCCATCCCACATGGGTACGCAAGACAGCCCGTCGTCATGGATTGAACACAGATGCTTCTTTCCGTTTTGAAAGAGGTATTGACCCGAATGCCACTATTTACTGCCTGAAGCTGGCTGCTTTGATGGTAAAGGAACTTGCCGGAGGTACCATTTCTTCTGAAATAAAAGATGTGTGCGCCGCTCCTGCCAAGGATTTCCGTGTGGAACTTGCCTATGAGAAAGTGAACTCACTGATTGGTAAAGTTATTCCGGTGGATACCATCAAGAGCATCGTGACAAGTCTGGAAATGAAGATTGTAGACGAGACAGCCGAAGGGCTTACACTGGATGTTCCTCCTTACCGTGTGGACGTGCAGCGCGATTGCGATGTAATAGAGGATATCCTGCGTATCTACGGATATAATAATGTGGAGATTCCGACTACCTTGAAGTCTTGTCTGACTACCAAGGGTGAATATGATAAATCCAACAAACTGCAAAACCTGGTTGCCGAGCAGCTGGTGGGCTGTGGTTTCAATGAGATTCTGAACAACTCGTTGACGCGTGCCGCTTACTATGACAACTTGGAGTCTTATCCGTCGAAGAATCTGGTAATGTTGCTGAATCCGTTGAGTGCAGACTTGAATGCCATGCGTCAGACACTGCTTTTCGGTGGATTGGAAAGCATCTCGCACAACGCCAACCGTAAGAATGCAGACCTGAAATTCTTTGAATTCGGTAATTGTTATCACTTCAACGAGGAAAAGAAGAATCCGGAGAAAGTGCTTGCCGCTTATTCCGAAGACTATCATCTTGGTTTGTGGGTGACTGGCAAGAGGGTGACCAACTCATGGGCTCATCCGGATGAGAACAGCTCGGTATATGAGCTGAAGGCATACGTTGAGAATGTCTTTGCCAGATTGGGGCTGCACATGCATGATTTGGTTGTCGGCAATCTGACTGATGACATCTATGCTGCCGGTTTATCCGTACAGACAAGGGGTGGAAAGCGGTTGGCTACTTTCGGTATTGTAACAAAGAAGCTGCTGAAGGCATTCGATATTGACAACGAGGTTTACTATGCCGATTTCAACTGGAAAGAATTGCTGAAGGCCATCCGCAATGTGAAGGTGAGCTATACGGAAATCTCCAAGTTCCCTGCCGTGAAACGCGACTTGGCGTTACTGCTCGACAAGAAAGTGCAGTTTGCGGAAATTGAGAAGATTGCCTACGAGACGGAGAAAAAGCTGCTGAAGGAGGTTTCTCTCTTTGACGTTTATGAGGGTAAGAATCTGGAAGCCGGTAAGAAGAGTTACGCGGTGAGCTTCCTGCTGCAGGATGAGAATGCCACGTTGAACGATAAGCAGATTGACAAGATTATGTCCAAACTAGTGAAGAACCTGGAGGACAAGTTGAATGCCAAGCTGCGTTGA
- a CDS encoding Nramp family divalent metal transporter, which yields MKNIFKDLKRRDHKRYLGGLDVFKYIGPGLLVTVGFIDPGNWASNFAAGSEFGYSLLWVVTLSTIMLIVLQHNVAHLGIVTGLCLSEAATKYTPSWVSRPILGTAVLASISTSLAEILGGAIALQMLFDIPIIWGSVLTTVFVVVMLFTNSYKKIERSIIAFVSVIGLSFIYELFLVKIDWSLAAQGWVTPSFPHGSMLIIMSVLGAVVMPHNLFLHSEVIQSHEYNKKDDASIRKVLKYELFDTLFSMIVGWAINSAMILLAAATFFKSGIQVEELQQAKSLLEPLLGSSAAVVFALALLMAGISSTITSGMAAGSIFAGIFGESYHIKDSHSQVGVILSLGIALLLIFFIGDPFKGLLISQMILSIQLPFTVFLQVGLTSSRKVMGQYVNSKWSTFVLYAIAAVVTVLNIMLLVSELTS from the coding sequence ATGAAGAATATTTTTAAAGACTTGAAACGGAGAGACCACAAACGCTATCTGGGCGGTCTGGACGTTTTTAAATATATAGGTCCCGGACTGCTGGTGACTGTGGGCTTTATTGACCCGGGGAACTGGGCATCTAATTTTGCGGCAGGGTCTGAATTTGGCTATTCGTTGCTGTGGGTCGTGACTTTATCCACTATCATGCTGATTGTATTGCAGCATAATGTGGCGCATCTTGGCATTGTAACCGGCTTGTGCTTGTCCGAAGCCGCTACCAAATATACTCCTTCCTGGGTGTCGCGTCCCATATTGGGTACAGCAGTGCTGGCTTCCATCTCGACTTCGCTGGCAGAGATATTGGGAGGTGCCATCGCTTTGCAGATGCTGTTTGACATTCCCATCATATGGGGTTCTGTCTTGACTACCGTATTTGTAGTCGTCATGCTTTTCACTAATTCCTACAAGAAGATAGAACGTTCCATCATTGCTTTTGTTTCGGTCATCGGGCTCTCCTTTATCTATGAGCTGTTTCTGGTGAAGATAGATTGGTCGCTGGCTGCACAAGGGTGGGTGACACCTTCGTTCCCGCATGGGAGCATGCTGATTATCATGAGTGTGCTCGGTGCGGTGGTGATGCCGCATAATCTGTTTCTGCACTCGGAAGTGATACAGAGCCATGAATATAATAAGAAAGATGATGCATCCATCCGTAAGGTGTTGAAATATGAATTGTTCGACACGCTGTTCTCTATGATTGTGGGATGGGCCATCAACAGTGCCATGATACTGCTGGCAGCGGCAACTTTCTTTAAAAGCGGTATTCAGGTGGAAGAGTTGCAGCAGGCCAAATCTTTGCTGGAGCCGTTGCTGGGGAGCAGTGCTGCCGTGGTTTTTGCATTGGCATTACTGATGGCGGGTATATCTTCCACGATAACCAGCGGTATGGCGGCAGGTTCTATCTTTGCCGGTATTTTCGGAGAATCCTATCATATCAAAGACAGTCACTCGCAGGTGGGTGTGATTCTGTCGCTGGGCATTGCGCTGCTGCTGATTTTCTTTATCGGAGACCCGTTCAAAGGACTGCTGATTTCACAGATGATACTGAGCATCCAGCTGCCGTTCACGGTTTTCCTGCAAGTAGGACTGACTTCTTCGCGCAAGGTGATGGGGCAGTATGTAAACAGCAAATGGAGTACATTTGTACTTTATGCCATTGCTGCGGTGGTCACTGTGCTGAATATCATGCTGCTGGTATCCGAGTTGACATCTTGA
- a CDS encoding NAD-dependent epimerase/dehydratase family protein — MNILITGIHGFVGSNFVVALKERHNLYGLDIVVPEKEGVVKTFSWKDIEPASFPMRNLPKFDAIIHLAGKAHDTKNRSAAQTYFGINTGLTQKIFDFFLESSAKKFIFFSSVKAAADSVVGDMLTEDVVPAPVGPYGESKIAAENYILGRLKTEDGRLKANLYDGKDVYILRPCMIHGPGNKGNLNLLYNVVRKGIPWPLGAFENRRSFTSIDNLCYVVEGLLTKEVASGIYHMGDDEALSTNELIALMCEALERKPHIWKINRGLMEFCARFGTLLHLPLNEERLRKLTENYVVSNAKIKAALGIDRMPVRAEEGIVRTIKSFSN, encoded by the coding sequence ATGAACATACTTATTACTGGAATCCACGGTTTTGTGGGTTCCAACTTTGTTGTTGCCTTAAAGGAGCGTCATAACCTTTATGGGCTGGATATTGTCGTACCAGAAAAGGAAGGAGTGGTAAAGACTTTTTCTTGGAAAGACATTGAACCGGCTTCTTTTCCGATGCGGAATCTTCCGAAATTCGATGCCATTATCCATCTGGCGGGCAAGGCTCACGATACGAAGAACCGTTCTGCAGCCCAAACTTATTTCGGCATCAATACCGGATTGACCCAAAAGATATTTGATTTCTTTCTGGAATCGTCCGCGAAGAAATTCATATTCTTCAGTTCGGTAAAAGCCGCTGCCGACAGTGTGGTGGGGGATATGCTGACTGAAGATGTGGTGCCTGCCCCGGTAGGGCCGTATGGGGAAAGCAAGATAGCTGCGGAGAATTACATCCTTGGCCGGTTGAAGACTGAGGATGGCAGATTGAAAGCTAATCTATATGATGGCAAAGATGTCTATATCCTGCGTCCCTGCATGATTCATGGTCCCGGCAACAAAGGCAATCTGAATCTTCTTTATAATGTGGTGAGGAAAGGCATTCCCTGGCCTTTAGGGGCTTTTGAGAACAGAAGGTCTTTTACTTCAATAGACAATCTCTGCTACGTGGTGGAAGGTCTTTTGACCAAGGAGGTGGCGAGTGGTATCTACCACATGGGAGATGACGAAGCCTTGTCCACAAATGAGCTGATAGCTTTGATGTGTGAGGCTTTGGAGCGTAAGCCGCATATCTGGAAGATAAACAGAGGACTGATGGAGTTCTGTGCCCGTTTTGGGACTCTGCTCCATTTGCCTTTGAATGAAGAGCGTCTGCGCAAGTTGACAGAGAATTATGTGGTGAGTAATGCGAAGATAAAGGCTGCCCTGGGAATTGACAGAATGCCGGTGAGGGCAGAGGAGGGGATAGTGAGAACGATAAAATCGTTCTCAAATTAA
- a CDS encoding winged helix-turn-helix domain-containing protein: protein MLKEKAGNVAGQIWTALNGTDGLTHKQIKKATKLIDKDFFLGLGWLLREDKVSTSEVEGELFVKLN, encoded by the coding sequence ATGTTAAAAGAAAAAGCTGGTAATGTTGCAGGACAGATTTGGACTGCACTGAATGGCACAGATGGCTTGACTCACAAGCAAATCAAGAAAGCAACTAAACTGATCGACAAGGACTTCTTCCTGGGATTGGGCTGGTTGTTAAGAGAAGACAAGGTCTCTACTTCTGAAGTGGAAGGCGAATTGTTTGTAAAGCTGAACTAA